The window CCTAAACGTGTTAAGTACCGCCGTGTTCATCGTGGACATATGCGTGGTGAAGCCAAGGGTGGTCGGACGATCGCTTTTGGTGATTATGGTTTGCAATCACTTGAAAATAATTGGATTACTAACCGTCAAATTGAGGCAGCTCGTGTTGCCATTACACGTTATATGAAGCGTGGTGGAAAAGTTTGGATCAAGATTTTTCCGCAAAAGTCCTACACTTCTAAAGGTGTTGGTGTTCGTATGGGTAATGGAAAAGGTGCTCCAGAAGGCTGGGTAGCTCCAACTAAACGTGGAACGATTATGTTCGAAGTTGGTGGAGTTTCTGAAGCCGTGGCTAAGGAAGCTTTGCGATTAGCTATGCATAAATTGCCAGTTAAGGCAAAAATTGTTAGTAAAGCCGAAGCAAGTAAGGAGGTAAACGCATAATGAAAGCTTCAGAACTTAAAGGTCTGTCCCGCGATGATTTGTTAAAGCGTGAAAAAGATGCTAAAGAAGAACTTTTTAATTTACGTTTCCAACAAGCTGCAGGTCAATTAGAAAATACCGCCCGTCTTTCAACGGTTAAAAAAGACATTGCAAGAATTAAAACTGAGCTTCGAGCTCAGGAAATCGCTGCCGAAAAGGCGAAGGCATAAGGAGGTTACTATGAGTGAAGAACGTAATACACGTAAAGTTTATCGTGGCCGTGTTGTTTCTGACAAGATGGACAAGACCATTACTGTAGCAGTTGAAACTTATAAAAACCATCCTGTCTACGGTAAGCGAGTTAATTATACGAAAAAGTTTAAGGCACATGATGAGAATAATGCTGCTAAGTTGAATGACGTTGTTGAGATTATGGAGACTCGTCCATTGTCTGCTACTAAGCGTTTTCGTCTTGTTCGTGTGGTTGAAAAAGCTGTCGTCTT of the Oenococcus sp. UCMA 16435 genome contains:
- the rplP gene encoding 50S ribosomal protein L16, which encodes MLVPKRVKYRRVHRGHMRGEAKGGRTIAFGDYGLQSLENNWITNRQIEAARVAITRYMKRGGKVWIKIFPQKSYTSKGVGVRMGNGKGAPEGWVAPTKRGTIMFEVGGVSEAVAKEALRLAMHKLPVKAKIVSKAEASKEVNA
- the rpmC gene encoding 50S ribosomal protein L29, which encodes MKASELKGLSRDDLLKREKDAKEELFNLRFQQAAGQLENTARLSTVKKDIARIKTELRAQEIAAEKAKA
- the rpsQ gene encoding 30S ribosomal protein S17, which gives rise to MSEERNTRKVYRGRVVSDKMDKTITVAVETYKNHPVYGKRVNYTKKFKAHDENNAAKLNDVVEIMETRPLSATKRFRLVRVVEKAVVL